The proteins below are encoded in one region of Hordeum vulgare subsp. vulgare chromosome 3H, MorexV3_pseudomolecules_assembly, whole genome shotgun sequence:
- the LOC123444870 gene encoding uncharacterized protein LOC123444870 — protein sequence MLTLNTVRTSLPSPRRSSPRRHAVHLSRRRFSICKSSSEDAGSDAPLPHGGDQRQQEVLAKIAMLQTQKVRITNFLDERSAYLTKFTKDADTEFDMIGQNAMKELDQIGDQIMERLDSKMQSYEETAEMQRQEIEMNERVLEDFEDWIEEEKNEGMFFKSLGKVKKPQNNEEIKVKAKIEAQKVREIAEESAGSKTRMNIYLALMAILGLTIANAVFATPEVEWRKVAALGLIFIGLVAQVTYEQDISPPGADKNEKRDE from the exons ATGCTTACTCTTAACACCGTTCGGACATCCCTTCCCTCGCCGCGCAGATCCTCCCCGCGCCGACATGCAGTGCATCTAAGCAGGAGGAGATTTTCCATCTGCAAGAGCAGCTCCGAAGATGCTGGATCCGACGCACCCCTGCCGCACGGCGGTGACCAACGCCAGCAGGAGGTGCTTGCAAAAATCGCCATGCTTCAGACGCAGAAGGTCCGGATCACAAACTTCCTGGACGAGCGGTCTGCTTACCTGACCAAGTTCACCAAGGACGCCGACACCGAGTTCGACATGATTGGGCAGAACGCCATGAAAGAGCTCGATCAAATTGGGGACCAG ATAATGGAGCGTCTCGACAGCAAGATGCAGTCCTACGAGGAGACAGCTGAAATGCAAAGGCAGGAGATAGAAATGAATGAGAGAGTGTTAGAAGACTTCGAAGACTGGATCGAAGAGGAGAAAAACGAAGGCATGTTCTTCAAAAGCCTTGGCAAGGTCAAAAAACCTCAAAACAATGAGGAAATCAAGGTGAAGGCCAAGATCGAAGCACAGAAGGTCAGAGAGATTGCAGAGGAGAGTGCAGGGTCAAAAACTCGGATGAATATATACCTTGCACTCATGGCGATACTCGGTCTTACAATCGCAAATGCCGTCTTTGCAACACCAGAGGTGGAATGGAGGAAGGTTGCTGCTCTGGGTCTAATTTTCATTGGCCTGGTTGCTCAGGTCACCTATGAGCAAGATATATCCCCACCGGGAGCTGACAAGAATGAAAAAAGAGATGAATGA
- the LOC123444869 gene encoding pentatricopeptide repeat-containing protein At3g09060: protein MPQPEPTQPGAETPPIRRLLELIKSEPDPASALAHLELLVSTWPAYTPPQPLLFHLLRRLATSAPARLPRLLGLLPSLRHRPRFSESAALVVLSAFSRALMPDAALAAFRRLPAFLGCNPGVRSHNALLDAFVRARRFSDADAFFASLSHGAFGRRIAPNLQTYNIILRSLCGRGDLDRALMLFDSLRRRGVAPDRVTYSTLMSGLVKHSRLDMALYLLDEMPSYEVQPDAVCYNAVLGGCFRSGEFEKAMRVWEQLVRDSGASPNPSTYNAMLDGLCKLGRFKEAGEVWERMVANNHQAGLVTYGILIDGLCRSRDVDGAARVYSEMIKAGLVPDVAIYNSLIKGFCQAGRVGEAWKFWDSTSVSGLRNVRTYNIMLKGLFDGGMLDEAKELWELLEKDISSSPDMVSFGTMIHGLCEKGFANKALQILMEARTSGKKIDSFSYSSMISGLCKDGRLDDAVMLYEKISVDGCKLNSHIYNALIKGFCQASKFSDAARIYGEMENSGCSPTVITYNTLIDGLCKAEKYQDASSFTKEMLEKGCKLDANTYASLLRGLCRDKKIDAALALWNQVLDKGLRADVMMHNILIHGLCSSGKVDEASRLLSEMKEKNNCHPNLVTYNTLMDGFYEMGCFDKAASLWTAILENGLVPDIISYNTRIKGLCSCHRTPEGVQLLDEVLAQGIVPTAVTWNILVRAVIKYGPIQI, encoded by the coding sequence ATGCCGCAGCCCGAGCCGACGCAGCCCGGCGCCGAGACGCCGCCCATCCGCCGCCTCCTCGAGCTGATCAAGTCCGAGCCCGACCCCGCCTCCGCGCTCGCCCACCTGGAGCTCCTCGTCTCCACCTGGCCGGCCTACACGCCGCCCCAGCCGCTCCTCTTCCACCTGCTCCGCCGCCTCGCCACCTCCGCCCCGGCCCGCCTCCCGCGCCTCCTCGGCCTCCTCCCGAGCCTCCGCCATCGCCCGCGCTTCTCCGAGTCCGCCGCGCTCGTCGTCCTCTCCGCCTTCTCCCGCGCGCTCATGCCCGACGCCGCGCTTGCCGCCTTCCGCCGCCTCCCTGCCTTCCTCGGCTGCAACCCGGGCGTCCGCTCCCATAACGCCCTCCTCGACGCTTTCGTGCGGGCCCGTCGCTTCTCCGACGCTGACGCGTTCTTCGCGTCCCTTTCCCATGGCGCCTTCGGGCGCCGCATTGCCCCCAACCTCCAGACTTACAACATCATCCTCCGCTCCCTCTGCGGACGTGGGGACCTCGACCGAGCCCTGATGCTCTTTGACTCCCTTCGCCGCCGCGGAGTTGCTCCAGACCGGGTCACCTACTCCACTCTCATGTCTGGGCTTGTCAAACACAGCCGCTTGGACATGGCACTCTACCTGCTCGACGAAATGCCCAGCTATGAAGTACAGCCTGATGCGGTTTGCTACAATGCTGTGCTCGGAGGCTGTTTCAGGAGTGGTGAATTTGAGAAAGCAATGCGGGTGTGGGAGCAGCTGGTGAGAGATTCGGGTGCAAGCCCCAACCCCTCCACTTATAATGCGATGCTTGATGGCTTGTGTAAGCTTGGGAGGTTTAAGGAGGCGGGTGAGGTATGGGAGAGGATGGTGGCAAATAATCACCAAGCTGGCTTGGTTACGTATGGGATTCTGATTGACGGTTTGTGCCGGTCACGGGACGTGGATGGTGCGGCAAGGGTATATTCAGAGATGATCAAGGCTGGGCTTGTTCCTGATGTTGCCATATATAATTCGCTCATCAAGGGGTTCTGCCAAGCTGGGAGAGTAGGAGAGGCTTGGAAATTCTGGGATTCTACCAGTGTTTCTGGCTTACGTAATGTGAGAACTTATAATATAATGCTGAAGGGGCTCTTTGATGGTGGTATGCTCGATGAAGCTAAAGAATTGTGGGAGCTATTGGAGAAAGACATTTCGTCCTCTCCTGACATGGTGAGTTTTGGCACTATGATCCATGGGTTATGTGAGAAAGGCTTTGCTAACAAGGCACTTCAAATCTTAATGGAAGCGCGGACCAGTGGTAAAAAAATAGATTCATTCTCGTATTCATCCATGATAAGTGGACTGTGCAAGGATGGGAGACTAGATGATGCAGTTATGTTATATGAAAAGATATCTGTGGATGGCTGCAAACTGAATTCTCATATTTACAATGCACTAATAAAAGGGTTCTGCCAAGCATCTAAGTTTAGTGATGCTGCAAGAATATACGGCGAGATGGAAAACAGTGGTTGTTCTCCTACTGTCATCACTTACAACACTCTAATAGATGGACTATGCAAGGCTGAAAAGTATCAAGATGCTTCAAGCTTTACAAAGGAAATGTTAGAGAAAGGTTGTAAACTAGATGCCAATACTTATGCTTCATTGCTTCGTGGTCTTTGTAGAGACAAAAAGATTGATGCTGCCCTTGCTCTGTGGAATCAAGTTCTTGATAAGGGTCTTCGGGCAGATGTCATGATGCACAACATCTTAATCCATGGTCTTTGTTCTTCTGGGAAAGTAGATGAAGCTTCACGTCTTCTCTCTGAGATGAAAGAGAAGAATAACTGCCACCCAAATCTAGTGACCTATAACACACTCATGGATGGATTTTATGAAATGGGTTGTTTTGACAAAGCAGCGTCTCTGTGGACAGCTATTTTAGAAAATGGTCTGGTACCCGATATAATTTCATATAATACAAGAATTAAGGGTCTATGCTCTTGCCACAGAACACCTGAGGGCGTTCAATTATTGGATGAGGTGCTTGCACAAGGAATTGTACCAACAGCCGTCACGTGGAATATACTGGTCAGAGCTGTCATCAAATATGGACCTATTCAAATATGA
- the LOC123444871 gene encoding ethanolamine-phosphate cytidylyltransferase-like — MMMGLLAFENNQGLWNGGYYSQFFGIGGVMVTVAILWLSTGYFGGIGAPFAPYFWPYLGQLPKKKERQRPVRVYMDGCFDLMHYGHANALRQAKLLGDQLVVGVVSDEEIVANKGPPVLSMEERLTLVSGLKWVDEVIPNAPYEITEEFMNTLFSKYNIDYIIHGDDPCLLPDGTDAYALAKKAGRYKQIRRTEGVSSTDIVGRILQTFKHKEGVNENAGVESCDQMKTQLSNFLPTSRRIMQFSNGQAPSPGARVVYIDGAFDLFHAGHVEILRSARQLGDFLLVGVHDDQSIREKRGYPPIMHLHERTLGVLACRYVDEVIIGAPWEVSRDMITTFNISLVVHGTVTEGGSASEVDPYALPKNMGIFQVVTSPKTITSVSVATRIIDNHEAYKKRNLKKKASEDKYYTQKKFVYGD, encoded by the exons ATGATGATGGGGTTGCTGGCATTTGAGAACAACCAGGGGCTCTGGAATGGCGGATATTATTCACAGTTTTTTGGGATTGGAGGAGTTATGGTGACTGTTGCAATTCTTTGGTTATCTACGGGTTATTTTGGAGGAATTGGTGCTCCTTTTGCTCCATACTTTTGGCCATATTTAGGACAACTCCCCAAAAAGAAGGAACGACAAAGGCCCGTGAGAGTGTACATGGATGGGTGCTTTGACCTCATGCACTACGGCCACGCAAACGCATTGCGACAGGCCAAGTTGCTGGGAGATCAACTGGTAGTTGGTGTTGTCAGTGATGAGGAGATTGTGGCGAATAAGGGCCCGCCTGTGCTTTCGATGGAAGAGAG GTTGACGCTTGTTAGTGGATTAAAGTGGGTGGATGAAGTCATACCCAATGCACCCTATGAGATCACAGAGGAATTTATGAATACCCTCTTCAGTAAATACAACATTGATTACATTATACATGGAGATGATCCTTGTCTTCTACCTGATGGAACGGATGCTTATGCCTTAGCAAAGAAGGCTGGACGATACAAGCAAATCAGGCGTACTGAAGGAGTCTCAAGCACCGATATAGTCG GTAGAATATTGCAAACATTCAAGCATAAAGAGGGTGTTAACGAGAATGCTGGCGTGGAATCATGCGATCAGATGAAAACCCAGCTATCcaattttcttccaacttcccgccggataATGCAGTTTTCAAATGGGCAG GCTCCTTCGCCAGGTGCTCGTGTTGTTTATATAGATGGTGCATTTGACCTTTTCCATGCTGGTCATGTTGAG ATCCTTAGAAGTGCTAGGCAACTTGGTGACTTCCTTCTTGTTGGTGTTCATGATGACCAGTCCATCAG GGAAAAAAGAGGCTATCCTCCTATCATGCACCTCCATGAGCGTACCCTTGGTGTACTTGCCTGTCGCTATGTTGACGAAGTTATAATAGGCGCACCATGGGAGGTTTCAAGGGATATG ATCACTACATTCAACATTTCATTGGTTGTGCATGGGACAGTAACCGAGGGTGGTTCTGCT AGTGAAGTTGATCCGTATGCCCTTCCAAAGAATATGGGTATTTTCCAAGTAGTCACAAGCCCCAAAACAATAACATCTGTTTCGGTCGCTACAAGAATAATTGATAACCATGAAGCGTACAAG AAAAGAAACTTGAAAAAGAAGGCGAGTGAGGACAAGTACTACACGCAAAAGAAATTTGTCTACGGAGACTAA